One window of the Pyxicephalus adspersus chromosome 5, UCB_Pads_2.0, whole genome shotgun sequence genome contains the following:
- the GEM gene encoding GTP-binding protein GEM has product MTLNVTMRRSSSTAVQSQQRWSIPADGKNINVQRNPNVNLNRNHTIHHSVRPEDYYRCSWSSDSSDSVISSESGNTYYRVVLIGEHGVGKSTLASIFAGVPDSLDSEMLGENTYERTLMVDGESATLILLDMWENKVLCSAILT; this is encoded by the exons ATGACCCTCAACGTGACCATGCGGCGCAGCAGTAGCACAGCTGTGCAGAGCCAGCAGCGCTGGAGTATCCCCGCTGATGGAAAGAATATTAATGTACAAAGGAACCCAAATGTGAACCTCAACCGCAACCACACCATCCATCACTCAGTGAGGCCAGAGGACTACTACAGGTGCAGCTGGTCCTCCGACTCTTCAGATTCCGTCATCTCCTCAGAATCCGGAAACACCTACTATCGCGTGGTACTCATTGGAGAGCATGGTGTTGGCAAGTCTACACTGGCCAGTATTTTTGCAGGAGTTCCTGATTCTCTGGACAGTGAAATGCTAGGAG agaACACATATGAGAGGACCCTGATGGTGGATGGGGAAAGTGCCACACTCATACTTCTTGACATGTGGGAAAATAAGGTATTGTGCTCTGCAATATTGACTTAA